Proteins from one Pseudomonas grandcourensis genomic window:
- a CDS encoding LacI family DNA-binding transcriptional regulator, whose translation MASVSMKDVALAAGVSQPAVSYAYNRPSKLSQAQREHILEVAASLGYPGPNVLGRSLRSGKIGAIGLMMMDKLSLAFADPCTIALLRGISEVGELENVALTLFPLNNNRLVGRAQAENHGSLALRGLVDGLIISTLPDDHPAVLAVVKQNIPFVVIDSPLVADSFFVGIDDRGAARTQMQHLLDLGHRKIGIIIDRLNPDGYRGPIDQKRFNSASERIVRERLTGYVEAATEAGLAFEELSIIEAGGLDSTSGQAAAFTLLTSSDVTAVVACSDVMAIACMKTAHALNRKVPQALSVIGFDDIPEAVQLGLTTIGQPMVEKGVYAARLLTEQLNAPAGTRLEPERKIFATKLIVRTSTLSVQPSDA comes from the coding sequence ATGGCATCGGTTTCAATGAAAGATGTAGCACTGGCGGCGGGGGTGTCCCAGCCTGCGGTGTCTTACGCTTACAATCGCCCCTCCAAGCTGTCGCAAGCCCAGCGTGAGCATATCCTTGAGGTGGCTGCTTCATTGGGCTACCCGGGGCCCAACGTTCTGGGGCGAAGCCTTCGCTCGGGCAAGATCGGCGCGATCGGTCTGATGATGATGGACAAGTTGTCCCTTGCTTTCGCCGACCCCTGCACCATTGCCTTGTTGCGCGGCATCAGTGAAGTGGGTGAACTGGAGAATGTCGCGCTGACGTTGTTCCCGCTCAATAACAACCGGCTTGTCGGCCGAGCCCAGGCCGAGAATCACGGCAGTCTCGCCCTGCGCGGGCTGGTGGATGGCTTGATTATCTCGACCTTGCCCGATGATCACCCAGCCGTGTTGGCGGTGGTCAAGCAGAACATTCCGTTTGTGGTGATCGATTCGCCTCTGGTGGCAGACTCTTTCTTTGTCGGGATTGACGATCGAGGCGCTGCCCGTACGCAGATGCAGCACCTGCTGGATCTGGGGCACCGCAAGATCGGCATCATCATTGACCGTCTCAATCCGGACGGTTATCGCGGTCCGATTGACCAGAAGCGTTTCAACAGCGCCAGTGAGCGCATTGTCAGGGAGCGCCTCACCGGTTACGTGGAAGCCGCGACCGAGGCAGGCCTGGCATTCGAGGAGCTGAGCATTATCGAGGCCGGTGGGCTGGATTCGACGTCCGGGCAGGCAGCCGCGTTTACGCTGCTGACGTCCAGCGATGTCACGGCGGTCGTTGCCTGTTCGGATGTGATGGCGATTGCTTGCATGAAAACGGCTCACGCGCTCAATCGCAAAGTCCCGCAGGCGCTATCGGTGATTGGCTTTGACGATATTCCCGAGGCCGTCCAGCTCGGTTTGACCACCATTGGCCAGCCGATGGTGGAGAAGGGCGTATACGCCGCGCGACTTCTGACCGAACAACTGAATGCGCCGGCCGGCACCCGGCTTGAGCCCGAACGGAAAATTTTCGCCACGAAATTGATTGTGCGAACGTCGACACTCAGCGTGCAGCCATCTGACGCTTGA
- a CDS encoding MFS transporter — MINNLQTTQIPTRIRKARIATFLGFMMIGAMMYIWSTGVSVFRVQLGFTGESGDANFGLIALGVGVGSATGALWVGRLLDTFGAKSVITVCALAYPLSIIPLGFVNGFWFALCFGVVLGLLRGALDTALNAHGVQVERFYQRSIMSGFHAFYSLGGFLLGMVCSWLTGLYTDSVQVPYTVLGVALFIVGWFFSRWLLGKHDVPEPSASDWQTGAHSPDEAGKGPSAKTLLVMIALGVLLLGSMMGENAIADWGQEYIRREFSTSTSMAGMAVSIFVGAAFVGRLFGDRLAAAFGNSQVVFGCGTICVLGMIITIIGGTAVTGIVGFALFGLGLSCIAPLMISAAGRRDPKHAGRNIGIVNCIGFSGMLVGPAVITVIVSHFGLGKLMFFPLIMLALLATLGPLLMRAPKPVTTEKQRYTRSAAPQ; from the coding sequence GTGATTAACAACCTTCAAACCACACAGATCCCCACCCGCATTCGCAAGGCGCGCATCGCGACTTTCCTGGGCTTCATGATGATTGGCGCCATGATGTACATCTGGTCGACGGGTGTGAGTGTCTTCAGGGTGCAACTGGGTTTTACCGGCGAATCGGGAGACGCGAATTTCGGCTTGATCGCGCTTGGCGTTGGTGTCGGCTCCGCAACAGGCGCGCTGTGGGTCGGCCGATTGCTCGACACCTTTGGTGCGAAGTCGGTCATCACGGTGTGTGCACTCGCTTATCCCCTTTCCATCATCCCGCTCGGATTCGTCAACGGTTTCTGGTTCGCCTTGTGCTTCGGTGTTGTGCTCGGGCTGCTGCGAGGGGCACTGGACACGGCATTGAATGCCCATGGTGTGCAAGTCGAACGTTTCTACCAGCGCTCGATCATGTCTGGCTTCCACGCGTTCTATTCACTGGGCGGCTTTCTGCTGGGGATGGTGTGCAGCTGGTTGACCGGCCTCTACACCGACAGCGTGCAAGTGCCCTACACCGTGCTCGGCGTGGCCCTGTTTATCGTGGGCTGGTTTTTCAGCCGGTGGTTGCTGGGCAAACATGATGTCCCCGAGCCTTCGGCCAGCGACTGGCAGACAGGCGCCCATTCGCCCGATGAAGCGGGCAAGGGACCATCGGCAAAAACGCTGCTGGTCATGATTGCTCTCGGTGTCTTGCTGCTGGGCAGCATGATGGGTGAAAACGCCATTGCTGACTGGGGCCAGGAATACATTCGTCGCGAGTTCTCGACGAGCACCTCGATGGCCGGCATGGCGGTCTCCATCTTCGTCGGCGCGGCGTTCGTCGGACGTCTTTTCGGTGACCGGCTGGCCGCGGCTTTCGGTAATTCACAAGTGGTTTTCGGCTGCGGGACGATATGCGTCCTCGGCATGATCATCACCATCATTGGCGGTACCGCGGTGACTGGCATCGTCGGTTTCGCGTTGTTTGGCCTCGGCCTGTCGTGCATCGCGCCACTGATGATCTCTGCCGCCGGGCGCAGAGATCCGAAACATGCAGGTCGCAATATCGGCATCGTCAACTGCATCGGTTTTTCCGGAATGCTGGTGGGCCCTGCCGTCATCACCGTGATTGTCAGTCATTTCGGTCTGGGCAAGTTGATGTTTTTCCCGCTGATAATGCTCGCCTTGCTGGCGACATTGGGGCCCCTGCTGATGCGAGCGCCTAAACCTGTCACCACCGAAAAACAGCGCTACACGCGCAGCGCCGCACCTCAATAA
- a CDS encoding DUF6124 family protein, whose translation MFKVTPNPPDTGPTSSSVEFDSNTPHEPADRIPSAADIRATPRKLCAMFFVNPELDTATLLAHACESLASANVMTMDLADRTDGTSRNTLLGIAQVILLGELAVNRALDRIDAGG comes from the coding sequence ATGTTCAAGGTCACACCGAATCCGCCGGACACCGGTCCGACATCCTCATCAGTAGAATTCGACTCAAACACCCCCCACGAACCCGCCGACCGCATCCCCTCAGCCGCCGACATCCGAGCCACTCCACGCAAACTGTGCGCGATGTTTTTCGTCAACCCGGAACTCGATACCGCAACCCTGCTGGCCCATGCCTGCGAGTCACTGGCATCGGCCAATGTCATGACCATGGATCTGGCGGATCGAACGGATGGGACAAGTCGCAATACCCTGCTGGGCATCGCGCAAGTCATCCTGTTGGGGGAGTTGGCGGTGAACCGGGCGCTGGACCGGATCGATGCGGGGGGGTAG
- the tynA gene encoding primary-amine oxidase, translating to MFSPKASPKRTPLARLALAITLSTLGLPFWAGNAQAHGGHAEMVPLQAGLEEFGATVKWDDYANLFTIAKDGVYLKVKPDSKVAMLNGKRIELTVPVVFKDHTAFMSKDFINQVFQSGLDKTFVVETRPNPLNPLSAAEITTAVDIVKKSENYKPGFRFTEVSVKEPPKDQVWNFVFTGQNVAQPREASIVVLDGKHVIEALVDLDKKELKSWKPIEGAHGMVLLDDFATVQSAVETSPEYAQALAKRGINDVKKVVATPLTVGYFDGKDGLAQDKRLLKIVSYLNTGDGNYWAHPIEGLVAIVDLEQKKLIKIEDEALIPVPMKPTPYDGRGRQGVAVKPLEIIEPEGKNYTISGNSIHWQNWDFHVRLDSRVGPILSTVTYDDKGKKRKIMYEGSLGGMIVPYGDPDVGWYFKAYLDSGDYGMGTLTSPIARGKDAPQNAVLLDATIADYTGAPTAIPRAMAVFERYAGPEYKHQEMGQPNLSTERRELVVRWISTVGNYDYIFDWVFQQNGTIGIDAGATGIEAVKGVKSKTMHEDTAKEDTRYGTLLDHNIVGTTHQHIYNFRLDMDVDGEQNSLVEVNPVVLPNDRGGPRTSTMQTETKVVGTEQQAAQKFDPSTVRLLTNSSKENKVGNPVSYQLIPYAGGTHPVAKGANFGKDEWLYHRLSFMDKQLWVTQYNPEEKYPEGKYPNRSDKDSGLGQFTQDNHSIENTDDVVWLTTGTTHIARAEEWPIMPTEWVHVLLKPWNFFDETPTLNLSAPK from the coding sequence ATGTTCAGCCCCAAAGCATCGCCCAAAAGAACACCGCTTGCCCGCCTGGCCCTGGCCATCACCCTGAGCACCCTCGGCCTGCCTTTCTGGGCGGGCAATGCCCAGGCCCACGGCGGTCACGCCGAAATGGTGCCGCTGCAAGCGGGTCTTGAGGAATTTGGCGCCACGGTGAAATGGGACGATTACGCCAATCTGTTCACCATCGCCAAGGACGGGGTCTACCTCAAGGTCAAGCCCGACAGCAAAGTGGCGATGCTCAACGGCAAGCGTATCGAGCTGACGGTGCCGGTGGTGTTCAAGGACCATACGGCGTTCATGTCCAAGGACTTTATCAACCAGGTGTTCCAGTCCGGGCTGGACAAGACCTTCGTCGTCGAGACCCGCCCCAACCCGCTCAATCCCCTGAGCGCGGCTGAAATCACCACGGCCGTGGACATCGTCAAGAAATCGGAAAACTACAAGCCCGGCTTCCGTTTCACCGAAGTCTCGGTCAAGGAGCCGCCGAAGGATCAGGTGTGGAACTTCGTCTTCACCGGGCAGAACGTCGCCCAGCCGCGTGAGGCCTCAATCGTGGTGCTCGACGGCAAGCACGTGATCGAAGCCCTGGTCGACCTCGACAAGAAAGAACTCAAGTCCTGGAAGCCGATCGAAGGCGCCCACGGCATGGTCTTGCTGGACGATTTCGCAACGGTGCAGTCGGCTGTGGAAACCAGCCCGGAATATGCACAGGCCCTGGCCAAGCGCGGCATCAATGACGTGAAGAAAGTCGTGGCCACACCGCTGACCGTCGGTTACTTCGACGGCAAGGATGGCCTGGCGCAGGACAAGCGCCTGCTGAAAATCGTCAGCTACCTCAACACCGGTGACGGCAACTACTGGGCGCACCCGATCGAAGGGCTGGTGGCGATTGTCGACCTGGAACAGAAGAAGCTGATCAAGATCGAAGACGAAGCGCTCATTCCGGTGCCGATGAAACCGACGCCGTATGACGGGCGCGGACGCCAGGGCGTGGCAGTCAAACCGCTGGAAATCATCGAGCCCGAGGGCAAGAACTACACCATCAGCGGCAACAGCATTCACTGGCAGAACTGGGACTTCCACGTTCGCCTCGACTCGCGGGTCGGGCCGATCCTGTCCACCGTCACCTACGACGACAAGGGCAAGAAACGCAAGATCATGTACGAAGGCTCGCTGGGCGGCATGATCGTGCCTTACGGTGACCCGGATGTCGGCTGGTACTTCAAGGCCTACCTCGACTCCGGCGACTACGGCATGGGCACCCTGACTTCACCGATTGCCCGTGGCAAAGACGCCCCGCAAAACGCCGTGCTGCTGGACGCGACCATCGCCGACTACACCGGCGCACCGACCGCGATCCCCCGCGCCATGGCGGTGTTCGAGCGCTATGCAGGCCCCGAATACAAACACCAGGAAATGGGCCAGCCCAACCTCAGCACCGAGCGTCGTGAACTGGTGGTGCGCTGGATCAGCACCGTGGGCAACTACGACTACATCTTCGACTGGGTCTTCCAGCAGAACGGCACCATCGGCATCGACGCCGGCGCCACCGGCATCGAAGCGGTCAAGGGCGTGAAATCGAAAACCATGCACGAAGACACCGCCAAGGAAGACACGCGCTACGGCACCCTGCTCGACCACAACATCGTCGGCACCACGCACCAGCACATCTACAACTTCCGCCTCGATATGGACGTGGACGGCGAGCAGAACTCACTGGTGGAAGTGAACCCGGTGGTGCTGCCGAACGACCGTGGCGGCCCGCGCACCAGCACCATGCAGACCGAAACCAAGGTGGTCGGCACCGAGCAACAGGCGGCGCAGAAATTCGACCCGTCGACCGTGCGCCTGCTGACCAACTCCAGCAAGGAGAACAAGGTCGGCAACCCGGTTTCCTATCAGCTGATTCCGTACGCCGGCGGCACGCACCCGGTGGCCAAGGGCGCTAACTTCGGCAAGGACGAATGGCTCTACCACCGCCTGAGCTTCATGGACAAGCAACTGTGGGTGACGCAATACAACCCCGAGGAAAAATACCCGGAAGGCAAGTACCCGAACCGCTCGGACAAGGACTCGGGCCTGGGGCAGTTCACCCAGGACAACCACTCCATCGAGAACACCGACGATGTGGTCTGGCTGACCACCGGCACCACCCACATCGCCCGCGCCGAAGAGTGGCCGATCATGCCGACCGAGTGGGTGCATGTGCTGCTCAAGCCGTGGAACTTCTTCGATGAAACACCGACCTTGAACCTCAGCGCACCGAAGTAA
- a CDS encoding MFS transporter: MAAYRLTFLLSGLCMGAWAPLVPYARSRAGVDDGALGLLLLCLGLGSLVMMPLAGILNARKGCRFTMHIGIALVLLTLPMLATTHSFAGLMLALTVFGAGCGAVDVTMNVQGVMVERATGRSLMSGFHGLFSLGTIVSAAGMTALLWLGATPLLASSTVMAALLAFVLTYGRQMLGRSGDEGSPIFVKPTRKVLLLGLLCLFAFLAEGAILDWSAVFLTEVRGVQHSIAGLGYAAFAVMMALGRLSGDRVLLKLGSRAVLLGGGLIVILGFLIVVLVTDWLVNLLGFAVIGIGLANIAPVYLSLAGAQQTMPGELAIAAATSLGYLGILMGPAVIGFFAHATSLSAALLAVAALMIAIMVSATGLVPKVSRQRLH, from the coding sequence ATGGCTGCCTATCGGCTGACGTTTCTGTTGTCAGGCCTTTGCATGGGGGCGTGGGCCCCCCTGGTTCCCTATGCCCGCAGTCGGGCCGGGGTCGACGACGGCGCGTTAGGCTTGCTGTTGCTCTGCCTTGGCCTGGGCTCGCTGGTGATGATGCCGCTCGCTGGCATTCTGAATGCGAGGAAGGGCTGCCGCTTTACCATGCACATAGGCATCGCGCTGGTATTGCTGACATTGCCCATGCTGGCAACCACTCATTCATTCGCGGGTTTGATGCTCGCCCTGACGGTCTTCGGTGCAGGATGCGGGGCGGTGGACGTGACGATGAACGTTCAGGGGGTCATGGTCGAGCGCGCTACCGGTCGCTCGCTCATGTCCGGTTTCCATGGCTTGTTCAGCCTCGGAACGATTGTCAGTGCTGCGGGGATGACCGCCTTGTTATGGCTCGGTGCAACGCCTTTGCTGGCAAGCAGTACGGTGATGGCGGCATTGCTCGCCTTTGTCCTGACATATGGGCGTCAGATGCTCGGGCGAAGCGGCGATGAGGGGAGTCCGATCTTCGTCAAGCCTACACGCAAGGTTTTGCTGCTGGGCTTGCTGTGCCTGTTCGCCTTTCTTGCCGAGGGCGCCATTCTCGACTGGAGCGCGGTGTTTCTTACCGAGGTGCGTGGCGTTCAGCATTCCATTGCAGGCCTGGGCTACGCAGCGTTCGCGGTGATGATGGCCCTGGGGCGACTGAGCGGTGACCGGGTTCTGCTCAAGCTCGGTTCGCGCGCGGTGCTCCTCGGTGGCGGTCTGATTGTCATTCTGGGGTTCCTGATAGTCGTCCTGGTGACGGACTGGCTCGTGAATCTGCTGGGATTCGCCGTGATAGGCATTGGTTTGGCGAACATTGCGCCGGTTTACCTGTCGCTGGCCGGTGCTCAACAGACGATGCCCGGTGAGTTGGCGATTGCCGCGGCAACCAGCCTCGGCTACCTCGGCATCCTGATGGGCCCGGCAGTCATCGGGTTTTTCGCTCACGCGACCAGCCTGTCTGCGGCGCTGCTCGCCGTCGCCGCATTAATGATCGCAATCATGGTCAGTGCCACCGGACTGGTTCCGAAGGTTTCCCGTCAACGGTTACACTGA
- a CDS encoding type VI secretion system tip protein VgrG encodes MHPVLPVFFDHSRHTLWVRELDAPLDVLAFHGEEHLSQPFSYHIEFTSSQLDIDAERLLGQPASFSLHALPEKVSSLIFEPSEVKPLRTLHGVIGGFKRLSGSIDEARYEVTLQPRLALLARGRQYRIYQHRSVPEIVEHILRGRHDFRGQDFLFHLHREYPRREQVMQYGESDLAFIARLLAEVGIWYRFTSDERLSIDVVEFHDSPRAYQFDVELPLRPLSGLSSSGEDSVWALQSEHQVVEQHVNVRAYHHRDARAHLDGDIDQTRGAKGTYGEAYHYAEPYTALGDRHDFPEDVQCESGYFYARLRHERYLNHRTRLSGMSSSARLAPGQVLEVTDGAPQAFAPRAVIIGLKAGAARDRSFECSFQAIPYAQAVCFRPEVPPKPLIAGTVPARVTSAQAHNPYADTDAEGRYRVHFLFDRDTWDAGRESTWLRLARAYAGDTHGLHLPLIAGTEVAVAFEQGDPDRPYIAHALHDSQHPDPVTMYNEKRNVLRTPANNKLRLDDTRGQEHIKLSTEHSGKSQLNLGHVVDAERQKRGEGFELRTDAWGAIRGGKGLFISADEQSKAQGQVLEMGPAIERLRQAGEQLQALSEDAQTAHAEPADVPAQLALMRQQLDELKASVLLLSAPQGIALTSGQHLQLAAQDNLMLNAGGEADLSVVKRLFIGVGQGLSLFVRKLGLKLIANQGPVQIQAQNDRLELLARQGLEITSTEDEIHITAKKKIVLNGGGSYLRLETCGIESGTAGDHNVKAAHFEYSGPASMKATHPDYPQSLSRQTLRFNLSPAPNASSQNWAGMPYTLYADGAVLKQGVLDKTGQLSIDHQVVTQGYRLVMANGVTYQIPVPTEYRNAKQAELANRGLHNHPSQADAEVSQPTSHTDHRGLYATVMEGASDQEGKTQ; translated from the coding sequence ATGCACCCCGTATTGCCCGTTTTCTTCGACCACAGCCGCCACACACTCTGGGTCCGAGAGCTGGACGCCCCCCTCGACGTCCTGGCCTTCCACGGCGAAGAACACCTCAGCCAACCCTTCAGCTACCACATCGAGTTCACCTCCAGCCAGCTCGACATCGACGCCGAACGCCTGCTCGGCCAACCCGCCAGCTTCAGCCTGCACGCGCTACCGGAAAAAGTCTCGTCGCTGATCTTCGAACCGTCCGAGGTCAAGCCGCTGCGCACCTTGCACGGGGTGATCGGTGGCTTCAAACGCCTGTCCGGTTCCATCGACGAAGCGCGCTACGAAGTCACCCTGCAACCGCGTCTGGCGCTGCTCGCGCGAGGTCGGCAATACCGGATCTACCAGCACCGCTCGGTGCCGGAGATCGTCGAGCACATCCTGCGCGGCCGCCATGATTTCAGGGGCCAGGACTTCCTCTTCCACCTGCACCGCGAGTACCCCCGGCGTGAACAGGTGATGCAATACGGCGAAAGCGATCTGGCCTTCATCGCCCGCCTGCTGGCCGAAGTCGGCATCTGGTACCGCTTCACCAGCGACGAGCGCCTGAGTATCGACGTCGTCGAATTCCACGACTCCCCGCGCGCCTACCAGTTCGACGTCGAGCTACCGTTGCGGCCGCTCTCCGGGTTGAGCAGCAGCGGTGAGGACAGCGTCTGGGCCTTGCAGTCGGAACACCAGGTGGTGGAACAGCACGTCAATGTCCGCGCCTACCACCACCGTGACGCCCGCGCGCACCTCGACGGCGACATCGACCAGACGCGCGGCGCCAAGGGCACCTACGGCGAGGCCTATCACTACGCCGAGCCCTACACCGCGCTCGGCGACCGCCATGACTTCCCCGAAGACGTGCAGTGCGAAAGCGGCTACTTCTATGCGCGCCTGCGCCACGAGCGATACCTCAATCACCGCACCCGCCTCAGCGGCATGAGCAGCAGCGCCCGCCTGGCGCCGGGCCAGGTGCTGGAAGTCACCGACGGCGCGCCCCAGGCCTTCGCGCCGCGGGCGGTGATCATCGGGCTCAAGGCCGGCGCCGCCCGCGACCGCAGCTTCGAGTGCAGCTTCCAGGCCATCCCCTATGCGCAGGCGGTGTGCTTTCGCCCAGAGGTGCCACCCAAACCCTTGATCGCCGGCACCGTGCCGGCCCGGGTGACCAGCGCGCAGGCCCACAACCCCTACGCCGATACCGACGCCGAAGGCCGCTACCGGGTGCATTTCCTGTTCGACCGCGACACCTGGGACGCCGGTCGCGAAAGCACTTGGCTGCGCCTGGCCCGGGCGTACGCCGGCGACACCCACGGCCTGCACCTGCCGCTGATCGCCGGCACCGAAGTGGCGGTGGCCTTCGAACAGGGCGACCCGGACCGCCCCTACATAGCCCACGCCCTGCACGACAGCCAGCACCCCGACCCCGTCACCATGTACAACGAAAAGCGCAACGTGCTGCGCACCCCGGCCAACAACAAACTGCGGCTGGACGACACCCGCGGGCAGGAGCACATCAAGCTCAGCACCGAACACAGCGGCAAGAGCCAGCTCAACCTCGGGCATGTGGTGGATGCCGAGCGTCAAAAACGGGGTGAGGGGTTTGAGTTGCGCACCGATGCCTGGGGCGCGATTCGCGGGGGCAAGGGGCTGTTTATCAGTGCCGATGAACAGAGCAAAGCCCAAGGCCAGGTGCTGGAAATGGGCCCGGCGATCGAGCGCCTGCGACAGGCCGGCGAACAACTGCAAGCACTCTCGGAAGATGCCCAGACGGCCCACGCCGAACCCGCGGATGTGCCCGCGCAACTGGCGCTGATGCGCCAGCAGCTCGATGAATTGAAAGCCTCGGTGCTGCTGCTCAGCGCACCCCAGGGCATCGCCCTGACCAGCGGCCAGCACCTGCAACTGGCCGCGCAAGACAACCTGATGCTCAACGCCGGCGGCGAGGCCGACCTCAGCGTGGTCAAGCGCTTGTTTATCGGCGTCGGCCAGGGCTTGAGCCTGTTCGTGCGCAAGCTCGGCCTCAAGCTGATCGCCAATCAGGGCCCGGTACAGATACAGGCGCAAAACGATCGGCTGGAATTGCTGGCGCGGCAGGGGCTGGAGATCACCAGCACCGAAGATGAGATCCACATCACCGCGAAGAAGAAAATCGTCCTCAACGGCGGGGGCAGCTACCTGCGCCTGGAGACGTGTGGCATCGAATCCGGCACGGCGGGGGATCACAACGTCAAGGCGGCGCATTTCGAGTACAGCGGTCCGGCGAGCATGAAGGCCACGCATCCGGACTATCCGCAAAGCCTGTCCAGACAGACCTTACGATTCAACCTGTCACCCGCCCCAAATGCCTCCAGCCAGAACTGGGCGGGCATGCCCTACACCCTGTACGCCGATGGCGCTGTGCTCAAGCAGGGCGTGCTGGACAAGACCGGGCAACTGTCGATCGACCATCAGGTCGTCACCCAGGGCTACCGGTTGGTGATGGCCAACGGTGTGACCTACCAGATTCCGGTCCCCACCGAATACCGCAACGCCAAGCAGGCGGAACTCGCCAATCGTGGTCTGCACAACCACCCCTCGCAAGCCGATGCCGAGGTGAGCCAGCCCACATCGCACACGGATCACCGAGGCCTGTATGCCACGGTGATGGAAGGCGCTAGTGATCAGGAAGGGAAAACACAATGA
- a CDS encoding GMC family oxidoreductase — MSDALITHHAELNPQPGAPREPRALDVVTPDADGNINCDVVIIGSGMGGSTFAHALRDSGLDIIIVERGDFLPREIHNWSAESVFAEGRYRNAEQWLDQSDQPFSPGVFYYVGGNTKFYGAMLPRFREEDFGEIQHAEGISPAWPISYAELEPWYAEAEKLYRVHGLAGSDPSEPWRSGPFPQPALKHDPALVPLEQSMRRSGLKPFVMPAAVDYGDGGGCVLCSTCDGYPCLVDAKADAEVSALRPALRSGSVRLMTRTTIKRLETASDGRTVTEAHGLFEGRDVKLRAKRFVLACGAVNSAALLFKSANARHPEGLGNRSGQLGRNYMVHNSTFMLAVDPRRKNKVIFQKTLAINDWYSASPSNSFPLGNVQMLGKIREPMITSMRPWLPKFASRYITDHSVDLYLTSEDLPTQENRVTYDKARDAIKVHWTPNNLRAHEGLVSKTGKVMREAGYPVILKARMGIATNSHQCGTAVMGKDPASSVLDLNCKLHDLDNVWVVDSSFFPSSAAVNPALTIAANALRVAANFKHQAS; from the coding sequence ATGAGTGATGCATTGATTACGCATCATGCAGAGCTGAATCCACAACCGGGGGCGCCGCGCGAACCGCGCGCCCTCGACGTGGTGACACCTGATGCAGATGGCAACATCAACTGTGATGTAGTGATTATCGGCTCGGGCATGGGCGGATCGACCTTTGCCCATGCACTGCGCGATAGCGGGCTGGACATCATTATCGTTGAACGCGGTGATTTCCTGCCCCGTGAAATACATAACTGGAGCGCCGAATCGGTATTCGCCGAAGGCCGTTACCGCAACGCCGAACAGTGGCTGGATCAATCCGATCAACCGTTTTCCCCCGGTGTGTTTTATTACGTCGGCGGCAATACCAAGTTCTATGGCGCGATGCTCCCGCGGTTTCGCGAAGAGGACTTCGGCGAAATCCAGCACGCCGAGGGCATCTCCCCCGCATGGCCGATCAGCTACGCAGAACTGGAACCCTGGTACGCCGAAGCTGAAAAACTCTACCGGGTTCATGGCCTCGCCGGCAGCGACCCCAGCGAGCCCTGGCGTTCGGGCCCGTTTCCCCAGCCTGCGCTCAAACATGACCCTGCACTGGTCCCGCTGGAGCAAAGCATGCGTCGTTCCGGGCTCAAGCCCTTCGTGATGCCGGCGGCGGTGGATTACGGCGACGGTGGTGGCTGCGTTTTGTGCTCGACCTGCGATGGCTATCCCTGCCTTGTCGATGCCAAGGCCGATGCTGAAGTGTCGGCATTGAGACCGGCGTTGCGCAGCGGTTCCGTCAGGCTGATGACCCGCACCACCATCAAGCGACTGGAAACCGCCAGCGACGGCCGCACGGTAACCGAGGCCCATGGCCTCTTCGAGGGCAGAGACGTGAAACTGCGGGCCAAACGATTCGTTCTGGCCTGTGGCGCAGTGAATAGCGCAGCCCTGCTGTTCAAGTCAGCGAACGCTCGACACCCTGAAGGCCTTGGCAACCGTTCGGGGCAATTGGGTCGCAACTACATGGTCCATAACAGTACGTTCATGCTGGCGGTGGACCCGCGACGCAAGAACAAAGTGATCTTCCAGAAGACCCTGGCCATCAACGACTGGTACAGCGCCAGCCCGAGCAATTCATTTCCCTTGGGTAATGTGCAGATGCTGGGAAAGATCCGCGAGCCCATGATCACCTCGATGCGCCCGTGGTTGCCGAAGTTTGCCTCGCGATACATCACCGACCACAGCGTCGACTTGTATCTGACCTCGGAGGATCTACCGACACAGGAGAACCGGGTCACGTATGACAAGGCGCGTGACGCGATCAAGGTCCACTGGACACCCAATAACCTGAGGGCTCATGAAGGCCTGGTGAGCAAGACCGGTAAAGTCATGCGTGAGGCTGGTTATCCGGTGATCCTGAAAGCGCGGATGGGCATCGCCACCAATTCGCACCAGTGCGGCACCGCCGTCATGGGCAAGGACCCTGCATCCAGCGTACTGGATCTGAATTGCAAGTTGCATGACCTGGATAACGTCTGGGTCGTAGACAGTTCTTTCTTCCCGTCTTCGGCGGCGGTCAATCCGGCGCTCACGATCGCCGCCAATGCCCTGCGGGTGGCGGCGAACTTCAAGCATCAGGCAAGTTGA